From a single Campylobacter concisus genomic region:
- the uvrA gene encoding excinuclease ABC subunit UvrA, producing MNDIIEITGAREHNLKNINLKIPKNKLVVFTGLSGSGKSTLAFDTLYAEGQRRYMESLSSYARQFLDRVGKPDVDKIEGLTPAIAIDQKTTSKNPRSTVGTITEIYDYLRLLYARIGVQHCHKCGKPISKMSASDIINEISKLPLGAKVIIYAPLVREKKGTWADLIENLRQKGFVRAQIDGVVVRLDEEIELAKTKKHTIKVIVDRIAIDEQNHERLASDVEKALNESFGEVEVEIANADELGLKESFIHYSEHMACFDCKISFTPLEPLSFSFNSPKGACEHCDGLGIRYSLDMSKIIDEEKSIENGAIKLLYGYNMSYYYKFLLAFCEQNGIDTKKPYYELSEDEKRLVLYGNVKDVEFFWKRNKLLRKFDGVVKISHGLLKDYKDFDEYMSEKICDACNGHRLKPQSLAVKVAGLGLGEILDMSIENCTAFFSNEKNFAYLSDYDKAIAKPILKEINERLFFLYDVGLGYLSLGRDARTISGGEAQRIRIASQIGSGLSGVMYVLDEPSIGLHERDTLKLIKTLRNLQAKGNSVIVVEHDKKTIEEADFIVDIGPGAGKFGGNVVFAGSSKELLSSNTQTAQYINGKKKIDYQKNRKAEKWLEISNVNINNISNLTAKFPLRNLVGITGVSGSGKSSLILQTLLPEAQEQLNRAKKVKKIAGVNLSGLENLDKVIYLDQSPIGRTPRSNPATYTGVMDEIRNLFAQTKEAKLRGYKIGRFSFNVKGGRCEKCQGEGEITIEMHFLPDINVVCDVCNGARYNAQTLEILYKGKNIAEVLNMSIDEAVEFFKAVPKIASKLTTLQDVGLGYITLGQNAVTLSGGEAQRVKLAKELSRSDTGNTLYILDEPTTGLHFADVDRLVKVLNHLVDLGNSVFVIEHNMDVIKNCDYIVDMGPEGGAKGGKVIACGSVKEVAKNYKKTGSYTGEFLAQELEEMKKK from the coding sequence ATGAACGATATTATTGAAATAACTGGCGCAAGAGAACATAACTTAAAAAATATAAATCTTAAAATTCCAAAAAATAAATTAGTAGTTTTTACCGGTCTTAGCGGAAGCGGCAAGAGCACGCTAGCCTTTGATACGCTTTATGCCGAGGGACAAAGAAGATACATGGAGAGCCTTAGCAGCTATGCTAGGCAGTTTTTAGACCGTGTGGGCAAGCCTGATGTTGATAAGATCGAGGGTTTAACGCCTGCTATTGCGATCGATCAAAAGACGACTTCTAAAAACCCTCGCTCAACGGTTGGCACGATCACTGAAATTTATGACTATCTAAGGCTCTTATACGCAAGAATCGGCGTGCAGCACTGCCATAAATGCGGCAAACCTATCTCAAAAATGAGTGCGAGCGACATCATAAATGAAATTTCAAAGCTCCCACTTGGCGCAAAAGTGATCATCTATGCGCCGCTAGTTCGTGAGAAAAAGGGCACATGGGCGGATTTGATCGAAAATTTACGCCAAAAAGGCTTTGTAAGGGCACAAATAGATGGTGTAGTGGTGAGGCTTGACGAGGAGATCGAGCTTGCAAAAACGAAAAAACACACGATAAAGGTCATCGTTGATAGGATCGCCATCGATGAGCAAAATCACGAGCGCCTTGCAAGTGATGTGGAAAAGGCACTAAATGAGAGCTTTGGAGAGGTCGAGGTAGAGATCGCAAATGCTGATGAGCTGGGCTTAAAAGAGAGCTTTATACATTACAGCGAGCATATGGCTTGTTTTGATTGTAAAATTTCATTTACGCCGCTTGAGCCGCTAAGCTTTAGCTTCAACTCGCCAAAGGGCGCTTGCGAGCACTGCGACGGACTTGGCATAAGATATAGCCTAGATATGAGCAAGATCATCGATGAGGAAAAGTCGATAGAAAACGGCGCGATCAAGCTACTTTATGGCTATAACATGAGCTATTATTATAAATTTTTGCTTGCTTTTTGTGAGCAAAATGGCATCGATACTAAAAAGCCTTATTATGAGCTTAGCGAAGATGAAAAAAGACTCGTTTTATACGGCAACGTCAAGGATGTTGAGTTCTTTTGGAAGCGAAATAAACTGCTTAGAAAATTTGATGGAGTGGTTAAAATTTCACATGGGCTTTTGAAGGATTACAAAGACTTTGACGAATACATGAGTGAGAAAATTTGTGATGCTTGTAATGGTCACAGGCTAAAGCCTCAAAGTCTAGCGGTCAAGGTCGCTGGCCTTGGACTTGGTGAAATTTTAGATATGAGTATAGAAAACTGCACCGCTTTTTTCTCGAATGAGAAAAATTTCGCCTATCTTAGCGACTATGATAAGGCGATCGCAAAGCCTATCTTAAAAGAGATTAATGAGAGGCTTTTCTTTTTATATGACGTGGGGCTTGGCTACTTGTCGCTTGGGCGTGATGCTAGGACGATCAGTGGCGGTGAGGCACAGCGCATCAGGATAGCGAGCCAGATAGGAAGCGGGCTAAGTGGCGTCATGTATGTGCTTGATGAGCCAAGTATTGGCCTACACGAGCGAGATACGCTAAAGCTCATAAAGACGCTTAGAAATTTACAAGCCAAAGGCAACTCTGTAATCGTCGTCGAGCATGATAAAAAAACGATAGAAGAGGCTGATTTTATCGTAGATATTGGCCCTGGAGCTGGTAAATTTGGTGGTAACGTGGTCTTTGCAGGCAGTTCAAAAGAGCTTTTAAGCTCAAACACCCAGACTGCACAATATATAAACGGTAAGAAAAAGATCGACTATCAAAAAAATAGAAAAGCTGAGAAGTGGCTCGAAATTTCAAATGTAAATATCAACAATATCTCAAATTTAACCGCGAAATTTCCACTTAGAAACCTTGTGGGTATCACTGGCGTCTCAGGATCTGGCAAGAGCTCGCTAATACTTCAGACCTTGCTTCCAGAGGCACAAGAGCAGCTAAATAGAGCCAAAAAAGTGAAAAAAATAGCCGGGGTAAATTTAAGTGGACTTGAGAATTTAGACAAGGTTATATACCTCGATCAAAGCCCGATCGGCCGCACTCCACGATCAAATCCAGCGACATATACCGGCGTGATGGACGAGATAAGAAATTTATTTGCACAGACTAAAGAGGCCAAGCTTAGAGGCTATAAAATAGGGCGCTTTAGCTTCAATGTCAAAGGTGGGCGCTGCGAGAAGTGCCAAGGCGAGGGTGAGATCACGATCGAGATGCACTTTTTGCCTGATATCAACGTGGTTTGTGACGTTTGTAATGGCGCTAGATATAACGCTCAAACCTTGGAAATTTTATACAAAGGCAAAAACATCGCCGAGGTGCTAAATATGAGCATAGATGAGGCGGTTGAGTTTTTCAAGGCTGTGCCAAAGATCGCTTCAAAGCTAACCACACTTCAAGACGTGGGACTTGGCTACATCACACTTGGGCAAAATGCAGTCACACTTAGTGGCGGCGAGGCGCAGCGTGTAAAGCTAGCAAAAGAGCTTAGTAGAAGCGACACTGGAAATACGCTTTACATCCTTGATGAGCCAACGACAGGGCTTCATTTTGCCGATGTCGATAGGCTAGTAAAGGTACTAAATCACCTAGTTGATCTTGGAAATTCAGTCTTTGTGATCGAGCATAATATGGATGTTATCAAAAACTGCGACTATATCGTAGATATGGGACCAGAAGGCGGCGCAAAAGGCGGCAAAGTAATAGCGTGCGGTAGTGTAAAAGAAGTAGCTAAAAACTATAAAAAAACTGGCAGCTACACTGGGGAATTTCTAGCGCAAGAGCTTGAGGAAATGAAGAAAAAGTAG
- a CDS encoding NADH-quinone oxidoreductase subunit I → MSVKITDICISCGSCIDECPVSAIVDDSDNPTGADTYYVYSNKCVECVGYNDEPACASACPTDGCIVWDAVVAGQPSRDQIGADARNGSIPVIQ, encoded by the coding sequence ATGTCTGTAAAAATAACTGATATATGCATAAGCTGTGGTTCATGCATTGATGAATGCCCAGTTTCAGCTATCGTTGATGATAGCGACAACCCAACTGGAGCAGATACATACTATGTTTATTCAAACAAATGCGTTGAGTGCGTAGGCTACAACGATGAGCCAGCCTGTGCATCTGCCTGTCCAACTGACGGTTGTATCGTATGGGACGCTGTTGTAGCAGGACAACCTTCGCGCGATCAGATCGGTGCTGATGCACGCAATGGCTCTATTCCAGTTATTCAATAA
- the ndk gene encoding nucleoside-diphosphate kinase, whose translation MQRTLSIIKPDAVKKNVVGKIIDRFESNGLRIAATKKIQLSKCDAKAFYAVHKDRPFFNDLVEFMISGPVVVMVLEGENAVAKNRELMGATNPKEATPGTIRADFADSIDANAVHGSDSLENAVNEINFFFASREIC comes from the coding sequence ATGCAAAGAACACTTTCTATTATTAAGCCTGATGCTGTTAAGAAAAATGTTGTTGGAAAAATTATAGATAGATTTGAAAGTAACGGCCTAAGGATCGCAGCTACAAAGAAAATTCAACTTAGCAAATGCGATGCAAAAGCATTTTATGCAGTTCATAAAGATAGACCTTTCTTCAACGATCTAGTCGAATTTATGATAAGCGGGCCAGTTGTGGTTATGGTTTTAGAGGGCGAAAATGCAGTTGCTAAAAACCGCGAGCTAATGGGTGCAACTAACCCAAAAGAAGCAACTCCTGGTACGATAAGAGCTGATTTTGCCGATAGTATTGATGCAAATGCAGTTCACGGAAGTGACAGCCTAGAAAATGCTGTGAATGAGATAAATTTCTTCTTTGCTTCAAGAGAAATTTGCTAA
- a CDS encoding YceD family protein, whose amino-acid sequence MIISFSKIANKDISFELVGNDNLVFIGILKRKDPFLVKCQGKIKGNVNYVCDRCGEVFMLPIDQDVELNLSDGIYKDSENELSDTMEFFDGNIDLKEVLESELEAFKSDYFYCEKCKNL is encoded by the coding sequence TTGATTATATCTTTTTCTAAAATAGCAAACAAAGATATAAGCTTTGAACTAGTAGGAAATGATAATTTAGTTTTTATTGGAATTTTAAAAAGAAAAGACCCTTTTTTGGTAAAATGTCAAGGTAAAATAAAAGGGAATGTAAATTATGTTTGCGATCGATGCGGTGAAGTATTTATGTTACCTATTGATCAAGATGTAGAGCTAAATTTAAGTGACGGTATTTATAAAGATAGCGAAAATGAGCTTAGCGATACGATGGAATTTTTTGATGGCAATATTGATTTAAAAGAAGTCCTTGAGAGCGAGCTAGAAGCTTTTAAGAGTGATTATTTCTATTGTGAAAAATGTAAAAATTTATAA
- the rpmF gene encoding 50S ribosomal protein L32: MAVPKRRVSHSRAAKRRTHYKVTLPVPVKDKDGSWKMPHRINKTTGEY; the protein is encoded by the coding sequence ATGGCAGTACCAAAGCGAAGAGTGAGTCATTCTCGTGCAGCAAAACGCAGAACACATTATAAAGTTACACTTCCAGTACCTGTAAAAGACAAAGATGGTTCTTGGAAAATGCCTCACCGTATAAACAAAACTACAGGTGAATATTAA
- the plsX gene encoding phosphate acyltransferase PlsX, which produces MIRIAIDAMGGDFGADPIISGVIDALKETEFKAVLVGDSNVIKPLIPQSYLKNIEFLEASEVISMADGATDALKRKDSTIYKAIELLKNKEVDAVVSAGHSGATMSLATLRIGRLKNISRPAIATLMPNSKESATLVLDVGANVDCRSEHLFQFAIMGEAYAKEILGRKEPKVGLLSNGEEESKGNEVSKEAFKLVSRLDSFVGNAEGNQIFDGSIDVMVCDGFMGNILLKTSEGVADAIGKIIKKQIKKSPLAIAGSVLMRKVFKTLKKQVSYDEYGGAPLLGVNGCVIISHGKSNSKAIKNAIFQAIKFANSNINKVIEEELSHFAR; this is translated from the coding sequence ATGATTCGCATTGCTATCGATGCTATGGGTGGTGATTTTGGTGCAGATCCTATAATATCTGGTGTTATTGATGCACTAAAAGAGACAGAATTTAAAGCTGTATTAGTCGGCGATAGCAATGTCATCAAACCACTCATTCCACAGTCTTATTTAAAAAATATCGAATTTTTAGAAGCTAGCGAAGTTATCTCAATGGCAGATGGCGCAACTGATGCGCTTAAAAGAAAAGATAGTACGATCTACAAAGCAATTGAACTCTTAAAAAACAAGGAAGTTGATGCTGTAGTTTCTGCTGGTCATAGTGGTGCAACTATGAGTTTAGCTACTCTAAGAATTGGTAGACTAAAAAATATATCTCGTCCAGCAATTGCAACACTTATGCCAAATTCAAAAGAATCTGCGACTTTGGTTTTAGATGTTGGTGCAAATGTTGATTGCAGAAGTGAGCATTTGTTTCAATTTGCCATAATGGGTGAGGCCTATGCAAAAGAAATTTTAGGTAGAAAAGAGCCAAAAGTTGGTCTTTTGTCAAATGGTGAAGAAGAGAGCAAAGGCAATGAAGTTAGCAAAGAAGCATTTAAATTAGTTTCTAGGCTTGATAGCTTTGTTGGTAATGCAGAAGGTAATCAAATTTTTGATGGTAGTATTGATGTGATGGTTTGTGATGGTTTTATGGGAAATATTCTTTTAAAAACTAGCGAAGGCGTTGCAGATGCTATAGGTAAAATTATCAAAAAACAAATTAAAAAATCACCTCTTGCTATAGCTGGCTCTGTACTCATGAGAAAAGTTTTTAAGACGCTTAAAAAGCAGGTTAGCTATGACGAATATGGCGGTGCACCACTTCTTGGTGTAAATGGTTGCGTTATCATAAGTCATGGTAAAAGTAATTCAAAAGCTATAAAAAATGCAATTTTTCAAGCAATAAAATTTGCTAATTCAAATATAAATAAAGTTATCGAAGAAGAACTTTCGCACTTTGCAAGGTAA
- a CDS encoding beta-ketoacyl-ACP synthase III — MPKASLISIASYIPEKILTNFDFEKMVETSDEWIVKRTGIEQRHIATNETTSDLGTKAGELAIKRSGLDKAQIDAIICATISPDHLCMPSTACKIAANLGLNYGVTAFDISAACTGFIYLLELANSLIVSGAKKNVLIIGAEKLSSIVDYTDRSTCILFGDGAGAAVISSSNGDEIIDIHTASDGKQAELLITPGCGSVFPASEETLKNRLNFIHMSGNEVFKIAVQTLSKSVIEILHVNKMQSEDIDFFIPHQANIRIIDAVKNRLNFKDEQCVLTVSKYGNTSSASIPMAINDAYEDGRIKNGSVLLLDAFGGGFTWGSAILKFGGKNFSDLQ; from the coding sequence ATGCCAAAAGCTTCACTGATTTCTATCGCTTCTTATATTCCAGAAAAAATTCTAACAAATTTTGACTTTGAAAAAATGGTTGAAACGAGTGATGAATGGATAGTAAAGCGAACAGGTATCGAACAAAGGCATATTGCAACTAACGAAACAACAAGTGATCTTGGTACAAAGGCTGGTGAATTAGCCATAAAACGCTCAGGGCTTGATAAAGCTCAAATCGATGCAATCATCTGTGCTACGATATCTCCAGATCATCTTTGTATGCCATCTACTGCTTGCAAAATAGCTGCAAATTTGGGTTTAAACTATGGAGTTACAGCATTTGATATAAGTGCGGCTTGTACCGGTTTTATTTATCTTTTAGAGCTTGCAAATTCTCTCATTGTTAGCGGTGCCAAAAAAAACGTATTAATTATCGGAGCCGAAAAATTAAGCTCTATTGTTGACTATACAGATAGAAGCACTTGTATACTATTTGGTGATGGGGCAGGTGCGGCTGTAATTAGTAGTAGTAATGGTGATGAGATCATTGATATTCATACGGCAAGCGATGGTAAGCAAGCTGAACTTTTAATAACTCCAGGATGCGGAAGTGTATTTCCAGCCAGTGAGGAAACACTAAAAAATAGACTAAATTTCATCCATATGAGTGGAAATGAAGTTTTTAAAATAGCAGTTCAAACACTTAGCAAAAGCGTAATAGAAATTCTGCATGTAAACAAAATGCAAAGCGAAGATATTGATTTTTTCATACCTCATCAAGCGAATATAAGAATAATAGATGCAGTAAAAAATAGATTAAATTTTAAAGATGAGCAGTGTGTCTTGACCGTTTCTAAATATGGCAATACAAGCTCTGCTTCAATTCCGATGGCTATAAATGATGCCTACGAAGACGGTCGCATCAAAAATGGTTCAGTTTTGCTTCTTGACGCATTTGGTGGCGGCTTTACATGGGGATCAGCGATACTAAAATTTGGTGGAAAAAATTTTAGCGACTTACAATAA
- a CDS encoding peroxiredoxin, with the protein MLVTKKAPDFTAAAVLGNNQIVNDFNLYKNIGEKGAVVFFYPMDFTFVCPSEIIAFDKRYDEFKSRGIEVIAVSCDNQFSHFAWKETPVNKGGIGKVRFPIVADMTKSIARGFDVLLEDAGVALRGSFLLDKDGTVRHAVINDLPLGRNIDEMIRMVDTMLFTNEHGEVCPAGWNKGDAGMKPSTEGVADYLSHNEGKL; encoded by the coding sequence ATGTTAGTAACAAAAAAAGCACCTGATTTTACAGCTGCAGCAGTTTTAGGAAACAATCAAATTGTAAATGATTTTAATCTTTATAAAAATATTGGCGAGAAAGGCGCGGTTGTATTTTTCTATCCAATGGATTTTACTTTTGTTTGCCCAAGCGAAATTATCGCATTTGACAAAAGATATGACGAGTTCAAGTCACGTGGTATCGAAGTTATCGCAGTTTCATGCGACAACCAATTCTCTCACTTCGCATGGAAAGAGACTCCAGTAAACAAAGGCGGTATCGGCAAAGTTCGCTTCCCTATCGTAGCTGATATGACAAAATCAATCGCTCGCGGATTTGACGTACTTCTAGAAGATGCTGGTGTAGCGCTTCGTGGCTCATTCTTACTAGACAAAGATGGCACAGTTCGCCATGCAGTTATCAACGATCTTCCACTTGGCAGAAATATCGATGAGATGATAAGAATGGTTGATACTATGCTATTTACAAATGAGCACGGTGAAGTTTGTCCAGCTGGCTGGAACAAAGGTGATGCTGGTATGAAACCAAGCACTGAAGGTGTTGCCGACTACCTTTCACACAACGAAGGCAAACTATAA
- a CDS encoding PilZ domain-containing protein: protein MDFKGRQELVINCEDSILKLRDKFIDDGIKFCRQLTFIVPHDQVKICLENIFDTLLIQKPNATQLQDDLNNLIPKSNARDELINFLLLNLTLNFSHSCDNSTFVGYFVNAVSRIKEILCGAKDQQETNVKDMIETGTFFYEDPINTFTRMKKAKVRPELLNLYDGLNIKYEAEILEVKEDSVVFRVDMMQILAMKQDGKGFILPNSFFSKPLCADIINYNIVNKGVTLSNFLRNTTMYAYKRKFQRILPNRFTKTIIKGKQDKIEGSLYDVSEGGISVLSPQTTNFQDGEELEATFEILITPDKVKNVTLKLRLVTELAYKGYIRYCMKLIDDDETIKDFTQKRIKETLDELRSRINLYE, encoded by the coding sequence ATGGATTTTAAAGGCAGGCAAGAGCTTGTAATAAATTGCGAAGATAGCATACTTAAATTAAGAGATAAATTTATCGATGACGGTATCAAATTTTGTAGGCAACTAACATTTATCGTGCCGCACGATCAGGTAAAAATTTGTCTTGAAAACATCTTTGATACACTACTTATTCAAAAGCCAAATGCTACGCAGCTACAAGATGATTTGAATAATCTAATACCAAAATCAAATGCAAGAGATGAATTAATAAATTTCCTACTTTTAAATTTGACTTTAAATTTTAGTCACTCTTGCGACAACAGTACCTTCGTAGGTTATTTCGTAAATGCCGTTTCAAGAATCAAAGAAATTTTATGTGGTGCCAAAGACCAGCAAGAAACAAATGTAAAAGACATGATTGAAACCGGAACATTTTTTTATGAAGATCCGATCAATACTTTCACTCGCATGAAAAAAGCCAAGGTAAGGCCAGAGCTTTTAAATTTATATGATGGATTAAATATAAAATATGAGGCTGAAATTTTAGAAGTTAAGGAAGATAGTGTCGTTTTTCGCGTGGATATGATGCAAATTTTAGCCATGAAGCAAGACGGCAAAGGTTTTATTTTGCCAAATAGCTTTTTTTCAAAGCCATTATGTGCTGATATTATTAATTACAATATAGTCAATAAAGGCGTCACTCTTTCAAATTTTTTACGAAATACGACGATGTACGCATATAAAAGAAAATTCCAACGTATCTTGCCAAATCGTTTTACCAAAACTATTATCAAAGGCAAGCAAGACAAGATCGAAGGTAGCCTTTATGATGTTTCTGAAGGGGGCATAAGCGTATTAAGCCCGCAAACTACAAATTTTCAAGATGGAGAAGAGCTAGAAGCGACCTTTGAAATCTTAATCACACCAGATAAAGTAAAAAATGTGACTTTAAAGCTAAGACTTGTTACAGAGCTAGCATATAAAGGCTACATAAGATACTGTATGAAGCTTATCGATGATGATGAAACGATAAAAGATTTTACGCAAAAGCGCATAAAAGAGACACTTGATGAGCTTCGCTCACGTATAAATTTATACGAATAA